From Terriglobales bacterium, the proteins below share one genomic window:
- a CDS encoding superoxide dismutase — MAHALPELPYDFAALEPHIDAKTMEIHHDKHHGAYVSNLNAALEKHPELEQKSVEELLRYLSSVPEDIRTAVRNNGGGHANHSMYWVIMAPQAGGPASGKVGDAIKDAFGGFSQFQEKFNDAGAKRFGSGWVWLVGNKSGKIEIISTANQDSPLTEGLYPIMGNDVWEHAYYLKYQNRRPEYLKAWWNVVNWEAVNKRYEEFLRSVKQAAA, encoded by the coding sequence ATGGCCCATGCATTGCCGGAACTGCCTTATGACTTCGCGGCGCTCGAACCGCATATCGACGCCAAGACCATGGAGATCCATCACGACAAGCACCACGGCGCCTACGTCAGCAACCTGAACGCCGCCCTGGAAAAGCACCCGGAACTGGAGCAGAAGTCCGTCGAGGAGCTGCTGCGCTACCTCAGCAGTGTGCCCGAGGACATCCGCACCGCGGTGCGCAACAATGGCGGCGGGCACGCCAACCACTCGATGTACTGGGTGATCATGGCGCCCCAGGCCGGCGGCCCCGCCAGCGGCAAAGTCGGGGACGCCATCAAGGACGCGTTCGGCGGCTTCAGCCAGTTCCAGGAGAAATTCAACGACGCCGGCGCCAAGCGCTTCGGCAGCGGCTGGGTGTGGCTGGTAGGGAACAAGAGCGGCAAGATCGAGATCATCTCCACCGCCAACCAGGACAGCCCGCTCACCGAGGGCCTGTATCCCATCATGGGCAACGACGTGTGGGAGCACGCCTACTACCTGAAGTACCAGAACCGCCGGCCTGAGTACTTGAAGGCCTGGTGGAACGTGGTGAACTGGGAAGCGGTGAACAAGCGATACGAGGAATTCCTGCGCAGCGTGAAGCAGGCCGCGGCGTAG
- a CDS encoding Gfo/Idh/MocA family oxidoreductase has translation MAVVGVGAFGRNHARVYRELAQQGGVQLIGVLDSDAAAAAAAGQRFGVPVLSSLAALKGTVDAVSVAVPTVHHLAVARELLEAGIDLLIEKPLAASLDEADELIRLAQRTGRVVQVGHLERFNPAVRATVPLLTRPLFFEVHRLSVFTPRSLDVDVVLDLMIHDLDVVLSFVDSPVKEIRAVGLPILSERVDIANVRMEFDSGCVANFTASRVSTERVRKLRFFQPHQYISIDYTRQDLMVFSVDPSKAAAVPGELLPSANPGISMQKPPVVAEEPLKAELRAFLDAVRSRSKPLVGLEDGRRALAVALDVLAAIREHSRRLRLEALVPPPAARNNPA, from the coding sequence GTGGCCGTGGTCGGAGTGGGTGCGTTCGGGCGCAATCATGCCCGGGTGTATCGCGAGCTCGCCCAGCAGGGAGGCGTGCAACTCATCGGGGTGCTGGACTCCGATGCCGCCGCCGCGGCGGCCGCCGGCCAGCGCTTCGGCGTGCCGGTGCTCTCTTCGCTGGCCGCGCTGAAGGGGACCGTGGATGCGGTTTCGGTCGCCGTCCCCACCGTGCACCACCTGGCGGTCGCCCGCGAGCTCCTGGAGGCCGGCATCGACCTGCTCATCGAGAAGCCGCTGGCCGCTTCGCTCGACGAGGCCGACGAGCTCATCCGCCTGGCGCAGCGCACCGGTCGCGTGGTGCAAGTGGGCCACCTGGAGCGGTTCAATCCGGCGGTGCGCGCCACGGTTCCGCTGCTCACCCGCCCGCTCTTCTTCGAGGTCCACCGGCTCAGCGTCTTCACCCCGCGTTCCCTGGACGTGGATGTGGTGCTCGACCTGATGATCCACGACCTCGACGTCGTGCTCTCCTTCGTGGATTCCCCGGTCAAGGAGATCCGCGCTGTCGGCCTGCCCATCCTCTCCGAGCGGGTGGATATCGCCAACGTGCGCATGGAATTCGACTCCGGCTGCGTCGCCAACTTCACCGCCAGCCGGGTTTCCACCGAGCGGGTGCGCAAGCTGCGCTTCTTCCAGCCCCACCAGTACATCTCCATCGACTACACCCGGCAGGACCTGATGGTGTTCAGTGTGGACCCGTCGAAAGCCGCCGCCGTGCCCGGCGAGCTGCTGCCCTCGGCCAATCCCGGCATCTCCATGCAGAAACCGCCGGTGGTTGCGGAAGAGCCCCTGAAGGCGGAGCTGCGCGCCTTCCTGGACGCGGTCCGCAGCCGCTCCAAGCCGCTGGTGGGCCTCGAGGACGGCCGCCGCGCGCTGGCCGTAGCCCTGGACGTGCTGGCAGCCATCCGGGAGCACAGCCGGCGACTTCGCCTGGAGGCCCTGGTCCCCCCGCCCGCCGCCCGCAACAATCCTGCCTGA
- a CDS encoding TonB family protein, with amino-acid sequence MATSEVTRTAAKGAPDLHVVPVFVVEFDDERSRSRLREAAFLSIILHLVFFIVLLLSPKWLPRLHPVLLATPADLMRSRELTFLDLPHDTQKPARPPETHVLSDKDRVAMSRRPSIDRKTLDELRDSRREGRPGAPGPQAPPASAMAAPPQTPPANQLAHLEAPPIANREPTTPNFSVGQRAPGSEIDRAARAVAQTHGVGGSAGEAGDYGLGMNRNGASLGGDVDILSDTMGFDFSPYLARIRHIIQDHWMAGIPESAYPPLRKHGKVAIDFAILRDGSVAGMKLYGPSGDVALDRAAWGGITGSNPFPPLPSGFPGQFLSIRCRFYYNPERGELR; translated from the coding sequence ATGGCAACCAGCGAAGTGACGCGCACCGCAGCGAAGGGCGCGCCCGATCTCCACGTCGTCCCGGTGTTCGTGGTCGAGTTCGACGACGAACGCTCGCGTTCCCGCCTGCGCGAAGCCGCCTTTCTCTCCATCATCCTCCACCTGGTGTTCTTCATCGTCCTGCTGCTCTCTCCTAAGTGGCTGCCGAGGCTGCACCCCGTGCTGCTGGCGACTCCGGCCGACTTGATGCGCAGCCGCGAGCTCACCTTCCTCGACCTGCCGCACGACACCCAGAAGCCGGCCCGGCCGCCCGAGACCCACGTGCTTTCCGATAAGGACCGGGTGGCCATGTCGCGCCGTCCCAGCATCGACCGCAAAACCCTGGACGAGCTGCGCGACAGCCGCCGCGAAGGACGCCCCGGCGCTCCTGGGCCGCAGGCCCCGCCGGCTTCGGCGATGGCCGCGCCGCCTCAGACTCCGCCGGCCAACCAATTGGCCCACCTGGAGGCTCCGCCTATCGCCAACCGTGAGCCCACCACGCCGAACTTCTCCGTCGGGCAAAGAGCTCCCGGCTCGGAGATCGACCGGGCGGCTCGCGCCGTCGCCCAGACCCACGGGGTGGGCGGCAGCGCCGGTGAGGCCGGTGATTATGGCTTGGGCATGAACCGGAATGGCGCCAGCCTGGGTGGTGACGTGGACATCCTCAGCGACACCATGGGCTTCGACTTCTCGCCCTACCTGGCGCGCATCCGCCACATCATCCAGGACCACTGGATGGCCGGCATCCCGGAGAGCGCCTACCCTCCCCTGCGCAAGCACGGCAAGGTAGCCATTGATTTTGCCATCCTCCGCGACGGCAGCGTGGCCGGCATGAAACTCTACGGCCCTTCCGGGGATGTGGCCCTCGACCGCGCCGCTTGGGGCGGCATCACCGGCTCCAACCCGTTCCCGCCTCTGCCCTCCGGCTTCCCCGGACAGTTCCTTTCCATCCGCTGCCGCTTCTACTACAACCCCGAGCGCGGCGAACTACGCTAG
- the lpxI gene encoding UDP-2,3-diacylglucosamine diphosphatase LpxI (LpxI, functionally equivalent to LpxH, replaces it in LPS biosynthesis in a minority of bacteria.): protein MDKLGLIAGNGRFPLLLLQAAKARGTEVIVAAIEEETWPEIEQHGAAAVYWLSLGELSKLIETFKREGVTQAIMAGQVKHKQIFSSIKPDWRLAKLLLSLGTRNTDSLIGGVAKVLADEGITLLSSTAYLEPLLARTGVLSKREPSDQERKNIEYGRAVAHHLAQYDIGQTVVIAESACVAVEAMEGTDAAIRRAGELMKTLAEPASTLSRELTVVKVAKPGQDMRFDVPVVGLPTIEAMRDAGATCLALDAGKCLLLDGDAMLRAADDAGISVIAD from the coding sequence GTGGACAAACTAGGCCTCATCGCAGGGAACGGTAGATTTCCGCTGCTCTTGTTGCAGGCGGCCAAGGCGCGCGGCACAGAGGTCATCGTCGCTGCCATCGAGGAAGAAACTTGGCCGGAGATCGAGCAGCACGGCGCCGCCGCGGTCTACTGGCTCTCGCTCGGCGAACTCTCCAAGCTGATCGAGACTTTCAAGAGGGAAGGCGTGACCCAAGCCATCATGGCCGGCCAGGTGAAGCACAAGCAGATCTTCTCCAGCATCAAGCCGGACTGGCGCCTGGCCAAGCTGCTGCTTTCCCTGGGCACGCGCAACACCGATTCCCTGATCGGCGGGGTGGCCAAAGTGCTGGCCGACGAAGGCATCACCCTGCTCAGCTCCACCGCCTATCTCGAGCCGCTGCTGGCCCGCACGGGCGTGCTGAGCAAGCGCGAGCCGTCAGATCAGGAACGGAAGAACATCGAGTATGGCCGCGCCGTCGCCCACCACTTGGCCCAATACGACATCGGGCAGACGGTGGTCATCGCGGAATCGGCTTGCGTCGCGGTCGAGGCCATGGAAGGCACCGACGCCGCCATCCGCCGCGCCGGGGAGCTGATGAAGACGCTGGCCGAGCCGGCCTCCACGCTCAGCCGCGAACTGACGGTGGTAAAAGTCGCGAAGCCGGGCCAGGACATGCGCTTCGACGTCCCCGTGGTCGGCCTGCCTACCATCGAAGCCATGCGCGATGCCGGCGCCACCTGCCTGGCGCTGGACGCCGGCAAGTGCCTGCTGCTGGATGGCGATGCCATGCTCCGCGCCGCCGATGACGCGGGCATCTCTGTCATCGCAGACTGA
- a CDS encoding glycoside hydrolase family 3 N-terminal domain-containing protein, translating into MLSRLTAVLLLFASLCAAEDKFQRPGPVQLTMDGNKWAEKTLKRLSLEQKVGQLFMVRALTRFYNTADPDYARLRDQIQRYHLGAVLLTIPSDGPVVYKSQPYEAAMFTNHLQADAELPLLVAADFERGLSMRFYGTTNFPHPMAFAATGKREYAAAMARVVGQEARAIGVQWNLFPIADVNSAPDNPIINTRSFGEDPAQVGELDAAYIDAARDAGILTTAKHFPGHGDVSTDTHLGVGQVTGSREHLEHIELAPFRAAIDAGVDAVMTAHVTVPALDPDPNRVATVSRAITTGLLKDQLGFKGLVVTDAMDMGGVTRLFSGQPGRAAVEALKAGNDMVLLPADLEAAFNAVVAAVRNGEIPEAQIDDSVLKVLRAKAALDLHKTRQVDIHALASTVAQPASMALGQQVADEAVTLVRENGQVLPIKKNGTHPALPAYQQGGEAGSRVLAVFFSDSTRDEGDSRFEPELKSRVPDARLIYVDPRTAAGLSATVLEAAQQARTVIVGIVSFPSAGRMIRVQGKLTNSVAMGDAPAALLQRLLERAGAKTVVVSLGSPYVASGFSGVENYLCTFSSTTVSETAAVKALFGEIPIHGRLPVSVPGIAARGAGLDRPPLVSRNGGVRHVER; encoded by the coding sequence ATGCTCTCGCGGTTGACGGCGGTGCTGCTGCTCTTTGCCTCCCTTTGCGCCGCAGAAGACAAGTTCCAGAGGCCCGGCCCGGTGCAGCTCACCATGGACGGGAACAAGTGGGCTGAAAAGACCCTGAAGAGACTGTCTCTGGAGCAGAAGGTCGGACAGCTGTTCATGGTCCGAGCGCTGACCCGCTTCTACAACACCGCCGACCCGGACTACGCCCGCCTTCGCGACCAGATCCAGCGCTATCACCTCGGCGCGGTGCTGCTGACCATCCCTTCCGACGGCCCGGTGGTCTACAAAAGCCAGCCCTACGAAGCGGCGATGTTCACCAATCATCTGCAGGCTGACGCCGAACTGCCGCTTCTGGTCGCAGCGGATTTCGAGCGCGGCCTCTCCATGCGCTTCTATGGCACCACCAACTTTCCCCACCCCATGGCTTTCGCCGCCACCGGCAAGCGGGAGTACGCGGCTGCCATGGCCCGTGTCGTCGGCCAGGAGGCGCGCGCCATCGGTGTGCAGTGGAACCTGTTCCCCATTGCCGACGTGAACTCCGCTCCCGACAACCCCATCATCAACACCCGCTCATTCGGCGAGGACCCGGCCCAGGTGGGCGAACTTGACGCCGCCTACATCGATGCCGCACGCGATGCCGGGATCCTGACCACGGCCAAGCACTTCCCCGGCCACGGCGACGTGAGCACGGATACGCACCTCGGGGTCGGCCAGGTCACCGGCAGCCGCGAGCACCTGGAGCACATTGAGCTGGCGCCCTTTCGCGCCGCCATCGACGCCGGCGTAGACGCGGTGATGACCGCCCATGTCACCGTCCCGGCGCTGGATCCCGACCCCAATCGCGTGGCCACTGTCTCCCGCGCGATCACCACCGGGTTGTTGAAAGATCAGCTCGGCTTCAAGGGACTGGTGGTCACCGATGCCATGGATATGGGCGGGGTCACGCGCCTGTTTTCTGGCCAGCCCGGCCGGGCGGCGGTGGAGGCCCTCAAAGCCGGCAACGACATGGTGCTGCTGCCCGCCGACCTGGAGGCTGCCTTCAACGCGGTGGTGGCAGCGGTGCGCAATGGCGAGATCCCCGAGGCGCAGATCGACGACTCCGTCCTGAAGGTCTTGCGCGCCAAAGCGGCCCTCGATCTGCACAAGACCCGGCAAGTCGATATCCATGCGCTGGCGAGTACCGTGGCGCAGCCCGCCAGTATGGCCCTGGGCCAGCAGGTGGCTGACGAGGCCGTCACCCTGGTGCGCGAGAACGGCCAGGTCCTGCCCATCAAGAAAAATGGAACCCACCCGGCGCTTCCGGCGTACCAACAGGGAGGAGAGGCAGGCAGCCGCGTCCTCGCCGTGTTCTTTTCCGACAGCACCCGCGACGAGGGCGACAGCCGCTTCGAGCCCGAGCTGAAGAGCCGGGTTCCCGATGCCAGGTTGATTTACGTGGACCCGCGCACCGCCGCCGGCCTGAGCGCCACGGTGCTCGAGGCCGCGCAGCAGGCGCGCACCGTCATCGTCGGCATCGTTTCCTTTCCCAGCGCCGGGAGAATGATCCGCGTGCAAGGCAAGCTGACCAATTCCGTAGCCATGGGCGATGCTCCCGCCGCTCTCCTTCAGCGCTTGCTGGAGCGGGCCGGCGCCAAGACGGTGGTCGTGTCCCTGGGCAGCCCCTACGTGGCTTCGGGCTTTTCCGGCGTGGAAAACTACCTCTGCACCTTCTCCAGCACGACGGTCTCGGAGACCGCTGCCGTCAAGGCGCTGTTCGGCGAGATCCCCATCCACGGCCGGCTGCCCGTCTCGGTCCCGGGCATCGCGGCGCGCGGCGCCGGACTCGACCGTCCCCCGCTGGTCAGCCGCAACGGAGGAGTACGTCATGTCGAGCGCTAA
- a CDS encoding transcriptional regulator yields the protein MAEGSRKSIRFGLYEVDPASGELRKNGAKVRLQEQPFQVLLALLERPGEVVTREDLRQRLWPADTFVDFDHSLNTAINKLRDALGDTAGNPRFIETLARRGYRFIAPVQSDAGELEAPAVALPASPEQPVPADALPRPHRGLVRTLFLLLQVMYLVFYIEALARPERVQQIAALTLGAGTAVLTVVVITAVIGIPMRLYLLTAVAFDYRLLGEKFRRLFPLLFVMDVIWALSPLLIAHKIGLGLALAASAALLYVPFSQRTLIRMGYPATPIGLLNLM from the coding sequence ATGGCCGAAGGCAGTCGCAAATCGATCCGCTTCGGGCTCTACGAGGTGGATCCCGCCAGCGGCGAGCTGCGCAAGAACGGCGCCAAGGTGCGCTTGCAGGAGCAGCCCTTCCAGGTGCTGCTGGCGCTGCTGGAGCGTCCTGGCGAGGTGGTGACGCGCGAGGACCTGCGCCAGCGGCTGTGGCCCGCCGACACCTTCGTGGACTTCGACCACAGCCTGAACACCGCCATCAACAAGCTGCGCGACGCGCTGGGAGACACGGCGGGCAATCCGCGGTTCATCGAGACCCTGGCGCGGCGCGGCTATCGCTTCATCGCGCCGGTGCAGAGCGATGCCGGCGAGCTTGAGGCGCCTGCCGTGGCCCTGCCGGCGAGCCCGGAGCAGCCGGTCCCGGCCGACGCCCTGCCGCGTCCCCACCGCGGGCTGGTGCGGACGCTCTTTCTCCTGCTCCAGGTCATGTACCTGGTCTTTTACATCGAGGCGCTGGCGCGGCCGGAGCGGGTGCAGCAGATCGCGGCGCTGACCCTCGGGGCGGGCACCGCGGTGCTGACCGTGGTGGTGATCACCGCCGTCATCGGCATCCCCATGCGGCTGTACCTGCTGACCGCCGTGGCCTTCGATTACCGTCTGCTGGGGGAGAAATTCCGGCGGCTGTTCCCGCTGCTGTTCGTGATGGACGTGATCTGGGCGCTATCGCCCTTGCTCATCGCTCACAAGATCGGCCTGGGCCTGGCGCTGGCCGCCTCCGCTGCGCTGCTCTACGTGCCGTTCTCCCAGCGGACGCTGATCAGGATGGGATATCCCGCTACTCCAATAGGTCTGCTCAACCTGATGTGA
- the miaA gene encoding tRNA (adenosine(37)-N6)-dimethylallyltransferase MiaA, translating to MAKEPLLVAIVGPTASGKTALSLALAERFQGEIVNCDSVALYREFEIGTAKPSPAERARAPHHLLDLLAPDQVFTAGDYARAARRVLDDIKQRGRLPIVVGGTGLYLRALLEGLFSGPPRSEELRERLRARAGARGPAYLHRILRRLDAAAAASIHPNDEPKVIRAVEVCLLARQRMSELWKRGRDPLTGFRILRLGLDPDRNQLYTRINQRAARMFEDGLLEETKRILDTYGSSVAPLASLGYKQAVQYLRGESDRKLAVWAAQQAHRNYAKRQMTWFRREPGVRWFKGFGDDPEIQARAVPLIVEEL from the coding sequence ATGGCGAAGGAACCGCTCCTGGTGGCCATCGTGGGTCCGACTGCCAGCGGCAAGACCGCGCTGTCTCTGGCTCTGGCCGAGCGTTTCCAGGGCGAGATCGTGAACTGCGACTCCGTCGCGCTCTACCGCGAGTTCGAGATCGGCACCGCCAAGCCATCGCCCGCGGAGCGAGCCCGCGCCCCCCATCACCTGCTCGATCTGCTCGCCCCTGACCAGGTATTCACCGCCGGCGACTACGCGCGTGCCGCGCGGCGGGTGCTCGACGACATCAAGCAGCGCGGCCGGTTGCCCATCGTAGTGGGCGGCACCGGGCTCTATCTGCGCGCGCTGCTGGAGGGATTGTTCTCCGGGCCGCCGCGCTCCGAGGAACTCCGCGAGCGCTTGCGGGCGCGCGCCGGGGCGCGCGGGCCCGCGTACCTGCACCGCATCCTGCGCCGGCTCGACGCGGCCGCTGCCGCCTCCATCCACCCCAACGACGAGCCCAAGGTGATCCGCGCCGTCGAGGTCTGCCTGCTGGCCCGCCAGCGCATGTCGGAGCTGTGGAAACGCGGCCGCGACCCGCTCACTGGCTTCCGCATCCTGCGCCTCGGCCTCGATCCCGACCGCAACCAGCTTTACACCCGCATCAACCAGCGCGCCGCCCGCATGTTCGAGGATGGCTTGCTCGAGGAGACGAAACGGATTCTCGACACGTACGGCTCCTCCGTCGCTCCGCTGGCGTCGCTCGGCTACAAGCAGGCGGTGCAATACCTGCGGGGGGAGAGCGACCGCAAGCTGGCCGTGTGGGCGGCGCAGCAGGCCCACCGCAATTACGCCAAGCGGCAGATGACCTGGTTCCGCCGCGAGCCCGGCGTACGCTGGTTCAAAGGCTTCGGCGACGACCCCGAGATCCAGGCGCGGGCCGTCCCCTTGATCGTCGAGGAACTGTGA
- the lpxA gene encoding acyl-ACP--UDP-N-acetylglucosamine O-acyltransferase — MIHSSAIVDPGARVPDSCKVGPYCVIEEGVELGEECELVSHVHLGGPSKIGSHNRFFPFAAVGLAPQDLKYAGEATLLEMGDHNTVREYVTINRGTAGGGGVTRIGSHCLIMAYSHIAHDCHVADHVIMANAATLGGHVTVEEWAVVGALCPVHQFVRVGAHAYIGGGTTITKDVLPFSKTAAYRDTHAYGINAVGLERRGFSQERIRKVHHAYKLLLASKLNTSQALERLKAEPDRGEDVEMLIRFIESSERGVVK; from the coding sequence ATGATCCACAGCAGCGCGATCGTCGATCCCGGCGCCCGAGTCCCCGATAGTTGCAAGGTCGGCCCCTACTGTGTCATCGAAGAGGGCGTGGAGCTGGGCGAGGAATGCGAGCTGGTCTCCCACGTGCACCTCGGCGGGCCTTCCAAGATCGGGTCGCACAATCGTTTCTTCCCCTTCGCCGCCGTCGGCCTGGCGCCTCAGGACCTGAAGTATGCGGGCGAGGCCACGCTCCTGGAGATGGGCGACCACAACACCGTCCGCGAGTACGTCACCATCAACCGCGGGACAGCGGGGGGCGGGGGCGTCACCCGCATCGGCAGCCACTGCCTGATCATGGCGTACTCGCACATCGCGCATGACTGCCACGTCGCCGACCACGTCATCATGGCCAATGCCGCCACTCTCGGCGGACACGTCACCGTCGAGGAGTGGGCGGTGGTGGGCGCGCTCTGCCCGGTGCACCAGTTCGTGCGCGTGGGGGCCCATGCCTATATCGGCGGCGGCACCACCATCACCAAGGACGTGCTGCCCTTCTCCAAGACCGCCGCCTACCGCGATACCCACGCCTACGGGATCAACGCCGTGGGCCTGGAACGCCGTGGCTTCAGCCAGGAGCGCATCCGCAAAGTGCACCACGCCTACAAGCTGCTGCTGGCCTCGAAGCTGAACACCTCGCAGGCGCTGGAGAGACTCAAGGCGGAGCCCGACCGCGGGGAGGATGTGGAGATGCTGATCCGCTTCATCGAATCGTCGGAGCGCGGCGTGGTTAAATAG